Proteins encoded by one window of Desulfovibrio ferrophilus:
- the trxC gene encoding thioredoxin TrxC, whose translation MNDTVHVTCPNCAGINRVQTAKMAASPVCGRCESPLLSGSVTDLNAQTFDRFITKNDLPVLVDFWSASCGPCQMMAPAYSQAATLLAPKIRLAKLQTDTNQAIASRYAIMSVPTMILFKGGQEAGKISGAMDAAAITSWAKLHA comes from the coding sequence ATGAACGATACCGTCCACGTTACGTGCCCCAACTGTGCAGGCATCAACCGCGTCCAGACCGCAAAAATGGCTGCATCCCCCGTCTGCGGGCGCTGTGAATCCCCTTTACTCTCCGGCTCAGTCACTGACCTCAATGCACAAACTTTTGACCGATTCATCACCAAAAACGACTTGCCCGTACTGGTGGATTTCTGGTCGGCTTCATGCGGTCCCTGCCAGATGATGGCTCCAGCGTATTCCCAGGCAGCCACGCTGCTTGCCCCGAAAATTCGTCTGGCAAAACTTCAGACTGATACGAACCAGGCCATCGCCAGCCGCTATGCCATCATGTCCGTCCCCACCATGATACTTTTCAAGGGTGGGCAGGAAGCGGGCAAAATCAGCGGAGCCATGGATGCAGCAGCCATCACTTCCTGGGCCAAACTTCATGCCTAA
- a CDS encoding amino acid ABC transporter ATP-binding protein → MIVAKDVCKYFYVPEKLVALDKVSLEVTEGEVVVVIGPSGSGKSTFLRCLNRLEFADEGEISIDGTSVLSPHSDINSVRAEAGMVFQGFNLFPHKTVLQNLTMAQMTVRKRSKKEAEAKGMALLEKVGIKEKWNVYPDQLSGGQQQRVAIARALAMDPKVMLFDEPTSALDPEMVGEVLDVMKDLAQAGMTMVVVTHEMGFAREVADRVVFMDQGRVLEVGTPEHFFVNPEHERTKLFLSQIL, encoded by the coding sequence ATGATAGTCGCAAAGGATGTCTGCAAGTACTTCTACGTTCCCGAGAAACTCGTTGCTTTGGACAAGGTCTCCCTTGAGGTGACTGAAGGCGAGGTTGTCGTTGTCATTGGTCCCTCCGGCTCGGGCAAATCTACCTTCCTGCGCTGTTTGAATCGTCTGGAATTCGCGGATGAAGGTGAGATCAGTATCGATGGCACCAGTGTCTTGTCTCCGCACAGTGATATCAACAGCGTCCGTGCCGAGGCCGGAATGGTCTTTCAGGGTTTTAACCTGTTTCCGCACAAGACAGTGCTTCAGAATCTGACCATGGCCCAAATGACCGTTCGCAAACGGTCCAAAAAAGAGGCCGAAGCCAAAGGGATGGCCCTGTTGGAAAAGGTTGGAATCAAAGAGAAGTGGAATGTGTACCCGGATCAGTTGTCCGGTGGTCAACAGCAGCGTGTGGCCATTGCCCGCGCCCTGGCCATGGACCCCAAGGTGATGCTTTTTGATGAACCCACCAGCGCTCTCGATCCTGAAATGGTGGGTGAGGTGCTGGATGTCATGAAGGACCTGGCTCAAGCGGGCATGACCATGGTCGTGGTGACTCACGAGATGGGGTTTGCCCGAGAAGTGGCCGATCGTGTTGTATTTATGGATCAGGGACGGGTGCTCGAGGTGGGAACGCCAGAGCATTTCTTCGTCAACCCGGAACATGAACGCACAAAACTCTTCCTGAGTCAGATCCTCTAG